In one Cronobacter dublinensis subsp. dublinensis LMG 23823 genomic region, the following are encoded:
- the ydgU gene encoding small membrane protein YdgU has translation MRVAVCAGRAGCDFRRPDMIRRYQFEIILTLLLLCGALTAFFYW, from the coding sequence ATGCGCGTTGCCGTTTGCGCCGGACGCGCGGGCTGCGATTTCCGGAGGCCCGACATGATCCGCCGTTATCAGTTTGAGATAATCCTGACGCTGCTGCTGCTGTGCGGTGCGCTGACGGCCTTTTTTTACTGGTAA
- a CDS encoding trypsin-like serine peptidase codes for MRKTVFLLLGSLLLPAFITNADEGDGVADAASDVQTLFFGHDDRTPVPDPASSPWDAIGQLETESGNLCTATLISPHLALTAGHCLLSPPDGTPDRAVALRFVSQKGKWRYEIHSIEGRVAPSLGHKLKADGEGWIVPSSAAPEDFGLIILRNPPSGLTPLPLFEGDRAALNRALKATGRRVTQSGYPEDHLDALYSHQDCLITGWAQRSVLAHQCDTLPGDSGSPLMLRTDSGWQLIGVQSSAPAAKDRWRADNRAISVTGFRERLEALADE; via the coding sequence ATGCGCAAAACCGTTTTCTTGTTACTGGGATCGCTATTATTACCTGCTTTTATTACGAACGCCGACGAGGGAGATGGCGTCGCTGACGCCGCCAGCGACGTACAAACCCTCTTTTTTGGCCATGACGATCGCACGCCCGTGCCGGATCCGGCCTCTTCCCCCTGGGACGCTATCGGCCAGCTCGAAACCGAGAGCGGCAATTTATGCACGGCCACGCTTATTTCCCCGCATCTGGCGCTGACCGCCGGACACTGCCTGCTCTCGCCGCCGGACGGCACGCCGGATCGCGCGGTGGCGCTGCGGTTTGTGTCGCAAAAAGGCAAGTGGCGCTACGAGATCCACAGCATTGAAGGGCGCGTCGCGCCGTCGCTCGGCCACAAGCTGAAAGCCGACGGCGAGGGCTGGATCGTACCGTCTTCCGCCGCGCCTGAAGATTTCGGGCTGATTATCCTGCGCAATCCGCCGTCGGGCCTGACGCCGCTGCCGCTGTTTGAGGGCGACCGCGCGGCGCTGAACCGCGCGCTGAAAGCCACGGGCCGGCGCGTCACGCAGTCGGGCTACCCGGAAGATCATCTCGACGCGCTCTACAGCCATCAGGATTGCCTGATAACCGGTTGGGCGCAGCGTTCCGTGCTGGCGCACCAGTGCGACACGCTGCCGGGCGACAGCGGCTCGCCGCTGATGTTGCGCACCGACAGCGGCTGGCAGCTGATTGGCGTGCAGAGCTCCGCGCCTGCGGCCAAAGATCGCTGGCGCGCCGATAACCGGGCGATTTCGGTCACCGGCTTTCGCGAGCGGCTCGAAGCGCTGGCGGACGAATAA
- the mdtJ gene encoding multidrug/spermidine efflux SMR transporter subunit MdtJ — translation MFYWILLVLAIIAEITGTLSLKWASVGGGHAGFILMLVMISLSYIFLSFSVKRIALGVAYALWEGVGIVLITLFSVVLFNETLTLQKGLGLLVLIAGILLIKTGTQTQTRKTEVRHVAG, via the coding sequence ATGTTTTACTGGATTTTATTAGTACTGGCGATTATCGCCGAAATTACCGGAACGCTGTCATTAAAATGGGCAAGCGTGGGCGGCGGCCACGCCGGATTTATTTTAATGCTGGTGATGATTTCCCTTTCGTATATTTTTCTTTCTTTCTCGGTTAAGCGTATCGCGCTCGGTGTGGCGTATGCCCTGTGGGAAGGTGTTGGGATCGTCCTAATTACGCTTTTTAGCGTCGTGCTGTTTAACGAAACGCTGACGCTGCAAAAAGGGTTGGGTCTGCTGGTGTTAATCGCAGGCATTCTGCTGATTAAAACCGGTACCCAGACGCAGACGCGTAAAACGGAGGTGCGCCATGTCGCAGGTTGA
- the umuD gene encoding translesion error-prone DNA polymerase V autoproteolytic subunit, translating to MLMMRLLSQPDAEGLPLFLEKVACGFPSPAQDYVEKRVSLDAHCIVHPNATYFLRASGESMNGAGIDDGDLLVVDSALKPQEGDIVVAALEGEFTVKTLRLRPVAQLVPMNPDFAPINLAGDADVVIFGVVTWVLKQRR from the coding sequence ATGTTAATGATGCGTCTCTTATCACAGCCTGATGCCGAAGGGCTGCCGCTGTTTCTTGAGAAAGTGGCCTGCGGTTTTCCGTCGCCCGCGCAGGATTACGTTGAAAAGCGCGTGAGCCTGGATGCGCACTGCATCGTGCATCCGAACGCGACCTATTTTCTGCGGGCGTCCGGCGAGTCGATGAACGGCGCCGGGATCGATGACGGCGATCTGCTGGTGGTGGACAGCGCCCTGAAGCCGCAGGAGGGCGATATCGTCGTTGCGGCGCTGGAAGGGGAGTTCACGGTGAAAACCCTGCGCCTGCGCCCGGTGGCGCAGCTGGTGCCGATGAACCCGGATTTCGCGCCGATAAACCTTGCAGGCGACGCCGACGTGGTGATTTTCGGCGTGGTGACCTGGGTGCTGAAGCAGAGGCGCTGA
- a CDS encoding protein YdgV: MIMDNQFSRFISPFYAFSTPSSAVFSCGEQHWRNAL; this comes from the coding sequence ATGATTATGGACAACCAGTTCAGTCGCTTTATTTCACCGTTTTACGCTTTTTCCACACCATCCTCTGCCGTCTTTTCCTGCGGCGAACAGCACTGGCGCAACGCGCTGTAG
- a CDS encoding carboxypeptidase M32 — MENKNYQQLSRTFLRLSRFSHLSAIASWDMFSMMPPGGSRARGEALAELSVLQHQILTDKKMADWLRGAEQEDLNDLEQANLREMQRHYQQAALLPEALVEAKSLAGSRCEHAWRSQRPANDWDGFAENLKEVVKLSREEAAIRADAKGCSRYDALLDIFEPDMTSARLDTLFGDLRRWLPDLLARAVEKQARTALITPQGPFPVAQQRELGLEAMRLLGFDFDGGRLDVSAHPFCGGVPEDVRITTRYDENELFSALFGVIHETGHARYEQNLPREWPGQPVALARSTAIHESQSLFFEMQLGRSRPFLKLLLPQVVARFGTQPAFEEENYLAWNQRVKPGFIRVDADEVSYPAHVVLRYEIERALIDGDIEVDDIPALWDEKMQQWLGISTVGNYRDGCMQDIHWTDGGFGYFPSYTLGAMYAAQLFHAARQALPNLDAAIAAGDLRPLFDWLRQSVWQHGSRFSTSQLLTNATGEDLNPRYFQDHLTARYL; from the coding sequence ATGGAAAACAAAAACTATCAACAGCTTAGCCGCACGTTCCTGCGGCTTTCCCGTTTCTCCCATCTCTCGGCTATCGCCAGCTGGGATATGTTTTCGATGATGCCGCCGGGCGGCAGCCGCGCGCGCGGCGAAGCCCTGGCCGAGCTCAGCGTGCTCCAGCATCAAATCCTCACCGATAAAAAAATGGCCGACTGGCTGCGCGGGGCGGAGCAGGAAGACCTTAACGATCTCGAACAGGCGAACCTGCGCGAAATGCAGCGCCACTATCAGCAGGCGGCACTGTTGCCGGAAGCGCTGGTGGAAGCCAAATCGCTTGCCGGTAGCCGCTGCGAGCACGCCTGGCGCAGCCAGCGTCCGGCGAACGACTGGGACGGTTTTGCTGAAAACCTCAAAGAAGTGGTGAAACTGAGCCGCGAAGAGGCCGCCATCCGCGCCGACGCGAAAGGCTGCTCACGCTACGACGCGCTGCTCGATATTTTCGAGCCGGATATGACCAGCGCGCGTCTTGATACCTTATTTGGCGATTTACGACGCTGGCTGCCGGATCTGCTCGCCCGCGCGGTGGAAAAACAGGCACGCACCGCGCTTATCACGCCGCAGGGGCCGTTCCCCGTCGCGCAGCAGCGCGAGCTGGGCCTGGAGGCGATGCGCCTGCTGGGCTTTGATTTCGACGGCGGCAGGCTGGACGTCAGCGCACACCCGTTCTGCGGCGGCGTGCCGGAAGATGTGCGCATCACCACGCGCTATGACGAAAACGAACTCTTCAGCGCGCTGTTCGGCGTTATCCACGAAACCGGTCACGCCCGCTATGAGCAAAATCTGCCGCGCGAGTGGCCGGGCCAGCCGGTGGCGCTGGCGCGTTCCACCGCCATCCACGAATCCCAGAGCCTGTTTTTCGAGATGCAGCTCGGACGTAGCCGCCCGTTCCTGAAGCTCCTGCTGCCGCAGGTGGTGGCGCGTTTCGGAACGCAGCCCGCCTTTGAGGAGGAGAATTATCTCGCCTGGAACCAGCGCGTGAAGCCCGGTTTTATCCGCGTCGATGCCGACGAGGTGAGCTACCCGGCCCACGTGGTGCTGCGCTATGAAATTGAGCGCGCGCTGATTGATGGCGACATTGAGGTGGACGATATCCCGGCGCTGTGGGATGAGAAAATGCAGCAGTGGCTGGGGATTTCCACGGTTGGCAATTACCGCGACGGCTGCATGCAGGACATTCACTGGACCGATGGCGGTTTCGGCTACTTCCCGTCGTATACGCTCGGCGCGATGTATGCCGCCCAGCTGTTCCACGCCGCGCGCCAGGCGCTGCCGAACCTCGACGCCGCGATTGCCGCAGGCGATCTGCGCCCGCTGTTTGACTGGCTGCGCCAGTCGGTGTGGCAGCACGGCAGCCGCTTCAGCACCTCACAACTGCTCACCAACGCCACCGGCGAAGATCTCAACCCGCGCTACTTCCAGGACCATCTGACGGCGCGCTACCTGTAA
- the umuC gene encoding translesion error-prone DNA polymerase V subunit UmuC — MYALVDVNSFYASCETVFRPDLRDKPVVVLSNNDGCVIARSRQAKALGITMAEPYFKQRALFERHRVTVFSSNYAFYADMSKRVMDILEEMAPQVEIYSIDEAFVDLRGVSNVVALPAFGQEIHDRLWRETHLPVGVGIAPTKTLAKLANLATKKWPKSGAVVDLSDPARLRRALAHFKVEDVWGVGRRLSKKLNVMGIETAFDLANSPAWVIRKNFNVVLERTVRELRGEPCLALDEFVAPKQQIVCSRSFGYRVTDYQDMRQAVCAWAERAAEKLRQEHQFCRQVAVFIRTSPHDDPQARYSNQALGQALTPTNDTRDIVRLAVSALDAIWREGYRYIKAGVMLGDFFSQGVAQLNLFDDHLPQANSAPLMHLLDEYNRSGKGKLWFAGQGIVKPWAMKREFLSPGYTTRFSELPRASVW, encoded by the coding sequence ATGTACGCGCTGGTCGACGTCAACAGCTTTTATGCCTCCTGCGAGACGGTGTTTCGCCCCGATCTCCGGGATAAGCCTGTCGTGGTGCTGAGCAATAACGACGGCTGCGTCATCGCCCGCAGCCGCCAGGCGAAAGCGCTCGGCATCACCATGGCGGAGCCCTATTTTAAGCAGCGCGCGCTGTTTGAGCGCCACCGGGTGACGGTCTTCAGCTCTAACTACGCCTTCTATGCCGATATGAGCAAGCGCGTGATGGATATTCTCGAAGAGATGGCGCCGCAGGTGGAGATCTACTCGATCGACGAAGCGTTTGTCGATCTGCGCGGCGTCAGTAACGTGGTGGCGCTGCCGGCGTTTGGGCAGGAAATTCACGACAGACTCTGGCGTGAAACCCATCTGCCGGTGGGCGTCGGCATCGCGCCCACGAAGACGCTCGCCAAGCTTGCCAATCTCGCGACTAAAAAATGGCCGAAGTCCGGCGCGGTGGTCGATCTCTCCGATCCGGCCCGGCTGCGCCGGGCGCTGGCGCATTTTAAGGTGGAAGACGTATGGGGCGTCGGGCGCAGGCTTAGCAAAAAGCTCAACGTGATGGGCATTGAAACCGCGTTCGATCTCGCCAACAGCCCGGCCTGGGTTATCCGCAAAAACTTCAACGTGGTGCTGGAGCGCACCGTGCGCGAGCTGCGCGGCGAGCCGTGCCTGGCGCTGGATGAGTTTGTCGCGCCGAAGCAGCAGATTGTGTGCAGCCGCTCGTTCGGCTACCGCGTGACCGACTACCAGGATATGCGCCAGGCGGTCTGCGCCTGGGCTGAGCGCGCGGCGGAGAAACTACGTCAGGAGCATCAGTTCTGCCGCCAGGTGGCCGTGTTTATCCGCACCAGCCCGCATGACGATCCGCAGGCGCGCTACAGCAATCAGGCGCTCGGCCAGGCGCTGACGCCCACCAACGACACCCGCGACATCGTCCGGCTGGCGGTGAGCGCGCTGGACGCCATCTGGCGCGAAGGCTATCGCTATATCAAGGCGGGCGTCATGCTGGGGGATTTTTTCAGCCAGGGCGTGGCGCAGCTGAATCTCTTTGATGACCATCTGCCGCAGGCCAACAGCGCGCCGCTGATGCATCTGCTGGATGAATATAATCGCTCCGGCAAAGGCAAACTCTGGTTCGCAGGCCAGGGCATCGTCAAACCCTGGGCCATGAAGCGTGAGTTTCTCTCGCCCGGCTATACCACGCGTTTCAGTGAGCTGCCGCGCGCGAGCGTGTGGTGA
- a CDS encoding ASCH domain-containing protein, with product MATQHDLQQKYPGARAWGFGDSPRMADELGALVASGAKRATCGDYHAWRQDAEPTLPGDYHIILNGAGEPLCVIRTHTLRMVAFCDVTDTLAALEGEGDLSLEYWRNEHEAFFTRAGCFAPDMLLMFEEFALVERC from the coding sequence ATGGCAACGCAACACGACCTGCAACAGAAATATCCCGGCGCGCGCGCCTGGGGCTTTGGCGATTCACCGCGCATGGCGGACGAACTGGGCGCGCTGGTGGCAAGCGGCGCTAAGCGCGCGACCTGTGGCGATTACCACGCCTGGCGTCAGGACGCCGAGCCAACCCTGCCGGGGGATTACCATATCATCCTCAACGGCGCGGGCGAGCCGTTGTGCGTGATCCGCACCCATACGCTGCGGATGGTCGCGTTTTGCGACGTGACCGACACGCTGGCGGCGCTGGAAGGCGAAGGCGATTTAAGCCTGGAATACTGGCGCAATGAGCATGAAGCGTTTTTCACCCGCGCGGGCTGTTTTGCGCCAGACATGCTGCTGATGTTTGAAGAGTTCGCCCTGGTGGAGCGCTGCTGA
- the mdtI gene encoding multidrug/spermidine efflux SMR transporter subunit MdtI — MSQVELAHILWLLLAIGLEIIANIWLKFSDGFRRPVYGVASLVAVLAAFSALGQAVKGIDLAVAYALWGGFGIAATVAAGWIMFGQRLNRKGWAGLGLLLVGMVIIKLA; from the coding sequence ATGTCGCAGGTTGAGTTAGCGCATATTCTCTGGCTGCTGCTGGCGATCGGCCTCGAAATTATCGCCAATATCTGGCTGAAGTTTTCCGACGGTTTTCGCCGTCCGGTCTATGGCGTCGCGTCGCTGGTGGCGGTGCTGGCGGCCTTCAGCGCCCTCGGTCAGGCGGTGAAGGGCATCGATCTCGCTGTGGCCTACGCGCTGTGGGGCGGCTTCGGCATCGCGGCGACGGTGGCGGCGGGCTGGATAATGTTCGGCCAGCGTCTTAACCGCAAAGGCTGGGCAGGGCTTGGGCTGCTGCTGGTGGGGATGGTGATTATCAAGCTGGCGTAA